The Chitinophagales bacterium genome has a window encoding:
- a CDS encoding T9SS type A sorting domain-containing protein — translation MRKVFLFSCIAVFALAFQSCEQRSSVVDDEAYETGEGEEAEGAAMHEWMLLHDPATGRIPDHMRARELAYAGSMPGAASGGYAQYKTTSATWQARGPWNVGGRTRAFGIDVSNENVLVAGTPSGGMWRSTDGGTTWAITTPIGGYQGATCLAQDTRSGKTNVWYFGTGEAYGASASGGGANYSGNGIYKSTDNGATWNVLSSTTSPLSTFTVWSDYVWNIVTDKSNTIDDVVYAAAYGGIYKSSNGGVSWKLAIGADTNQAAATFTDIAITTTGVIYATLSSDGTNKGIYRSTDGVNFTNITPAGFATTYRRIKVGISPADESQVYFLGNTPGSGKQTLDYNGGADWNSLWKYKYLSGDGSGAGGQWQDFSENLPGTGGPFDKYQTQGSYDIVVKIKPNDTNVVFIGGTNLYRSTSGFSDSTNTTYIGGYEQGTTLPIVNGYANHHPDQHDIAFLYSDPNKMISANDGGIFKTTDNTASKVVWTSLNNGYISSMFYTCAIDHAGTGDVVIGGAQDNGSWFTNSSNVGTSWVSPRGGDGSYCAIADNKSAYYFSIQLGKMMRAEMDGSGNITKFARIDPIGAKGYMFINPFVLDPNDNNIMYMAGGSSLWRNNDLSGIPYASNWDSISTNWVQLPGVSTTISAVAVSKTPANRVYYGTIGKYVLRIDNANTGTPSPKGVSTLGFPSGGYVSCIAVDPSNADNVMVVFSNYGVYSLFYSTNGGDNWTKVAGDLEENADGTGDGPSIRWAKIIPVSDGTVYLLGTSVGLYATTRLNGEGTFWTQQAPNEIGNSVVTMIDHRTTDGLVVVATHSHGLFSTHITSVNDVVGIKEVTAGKKDLNFSNYPNPFTGQTSITFKLKDKSFVSLKVYDQLGRQVKNLAEQDMAAGDHSLNFNAQNLAAGTYYCTLQAGNYRETRKMMVVK, via the coding sequence ATGAGAAAGGTGTTTTTATTTAGTTGCATCGCTGTATTCGCTTTGGCTTTTCAGTCTTGCGAACAAAGGTCTTCGGTTGTCGACGATGAAGCGTATGAAACAGGAGAGGGTGAGGAAGCAGAAGGTGCGGCCATGCACGAATGGATGTTGCTGCACGACCCTGCCACCGGAAGGATACCTGACCATATGCGTGCACGTGAGCTGGCATATGCCGGATCTATGCCGGGTGCAGCATCCGGTGGGTATGCACAATATAAAACCACATCAGCAACCTGGCAGGCACGTGGTCCATGGAATGTCGGAGGTAGAACCAGAGCCTTTGGTATTGACGTCTCTAATGAGAATGTCTTAGTAGCCGGCACGCCATCGGGAGGAATGTGGCGCTCTACAGATGGTGGTACTACCTGGGCAATAACCACACCTATAGGAGGGTACCAGGGCGCTACCTGCCTGGCACAGGATACGCGCAGCGGTAAGACGAATGTCTGGTACTTTGGTACAGGAGAAGCTTATGGAGCTTCGGCCAGTGGTGGTGGCGCTAATTATAGTGGTAATGGTATCTACAAATCAACCGATAATGGTGCAACATGGAATGTGTTGTCTTCCACAACATCGCCTTTGAGTACCTTCACTGTCTGGAGCGATTATGTCTGGAACATTGTTACAGACAAGTCTAATACTATTGATGATGTAGTGTATGCAGCAGCTTATGGTGGTATATACAAGAGCTCCAATGGGGGAGTGAGTTGGAAACTGGCAATAGGTGCTGATACTAACCAGGCGGCGGCTACTTTTACAGATATTGCTATCACAACTACAGGTGTAATTTATGCTACCTTAAGCAGCGATGGCACAAATAAGGGTATTTATCGCTCTACAGACGGCGTTAATTTTACAAATATTACACCTGCTGGTTTTGCAACTACCTACAGACGTATTAAAGTTGGTATCAGCCCGGCCGATGAGTCCCAGGTATATTTTCTTGGCAATACACCCGGTTCAGGGAAACAAACCCTGGATTATAATGGCGGAGCAGATTGGAATAGCTTGTGGAAATACAAATACCTATCCGGTGATGGTAGCGGTGCCGGAGGACAGTGGCAGGATTTTTCGGAAAATCTGCCGGGCACCGGCGGGCCTTTTGATAAATATCAGACACAAGGCTCTTATGATATTGTCGTGAAAATAAAACCAAACGATACAAACGTGGTATTCATAGGTGGTACCAATTTATATCGCTCTACATCCGGATTCTCTGACAGTACTAATACAACCTACATCGGCGGATATGAACAGGGTACTACTTTGCCGATTGTAAATGGTTACGCCAATCATCATCCGGATCAGCATGATATTGCTTTCTTGTACAGCGACCCTAATAAAATGATATCTGCCAATGATGGCGGTATTTTCAAGACAACGGACAATACTGCGTCTAAAGTGGTATGGACCTCGCTTAATAACGGTTACATCAGTTCCATGTTCTACACGTGTGCTATAGATCATGCAGGCACAGGTGATGTAGTGATAGGGGGTGCCCAGGATAATGGAAGTTGGTTCACGAATTCATCCAATGTCGGTACATCCTGGGTGTCACCCAGGGGTGGGGATGGTTCCTATTGTGCTATAGCTGATAATAAATCTGCTTATTACTTCAGTATTCAATTAGGTAAGATGATGCGTGCGGAAATGGATGGCTCCGGCAATATTACCAAATTTGCGCGCATCGACCCTATAGGTGCAAAAGGTTATATGTTTATCAACCCGTTTGTATTAGACCCCAATGATAACAATATCATGTATATGGCCGGAGGGTCATCTTTATGGAGGAATAACGATCTTTCGGGTATTCCTTATGCAAGCAACTGGGACAGTATCAGCACCAACTGGGTACAACTCCCGGGTGTGAGCACTACTATTTCTGCAGTTGCAGTATCTAAAACCCCTGCTAACAGGGTATATTATGGTACCATAGGTAAATATGTGTTAAGGATAGATAATGCAAATACCGGCACGCCCTCTCCCAAAGGCGTCTCGACTCTAGGCTTTCCGTCGGGTGGATATGTAAGCTGTATAGCTGTAGACCCGTCAAATGCTGACAATGTTATGGTTGTTTTTTCTAACTATGGTGTTTATAGTTTGTTTTATTCTACTAATGGTGGCGATAACTGGACCAAAGTAGCCGGAGACCTTGAGGAGAATGCTGACGGTACAGGCGACGGTCCTTCAATACGGTGGGCAAAAATAATCCCGGTAAGTGATGGCACTGTCTACCTGTTGGGTACGAGTGTAGGATTGTATGCTACAACCAGGCTGAACGGAGAGGGTACTTTCTGGACCCAACAGGCACCCAACGAGATAGGCAACTCTGTTGTTACTATGATAGACCACCGTACTACAGATGGCCTGGTGGTGGTAGCCACACATTCTCACGGCTTGTTTTCTACACATATTACCAGCGTGAATGATGTTGTTGGGATAAAAGAGGTGACCGCAGGTAAAAAAGACCTCAATTTCAGCAACTACCCCAATCCGTTCACAGGGCAGACCTCTATAACATTTAAGTTAAAAGACAAGAGTTTTGTCAGCCTGAAAGTATACGACCAGCTGGGCAGGCAGGTAAAGAACCTGGCAGAGCAGGATATGGCAGCCGGAGACCATAGTCTCAACTTCAACGCGCAAAACCTTGCAGCAGGCACCTATTATTGTACTTTGCAGGCTGGCAATTATCGCGAAACAAGGAAGATGATGGTGGTTAAGTAG
- the rpsJ gene encoding 30S ribosomal protein S10 encodes MSQRIRIKLKSYDHNLVDKSAEKIVKTVRNTGAVVTGPIPLPTQKKIFTVLRSPHVNKKAREQFQLCTHKRLLDIYTSSSRTVDALSKLDLPSGVEVEIKA; translated from the coding sequence ATGTCACAGCGTATCAGAATTAAGCTTAAGTCTTACGACCACAACCTGGTTGATAAATCGGCTGAAAAAATAGTAAAAACTGTGCGCAACACAGGAGCAGTGGTTACAGGCCCTATTCCGTTGCCAACGCAGAAGAAGATCTTTACAGTATTGCGCTCGCCGCACGTTAACAAGAAAGCCCGCGAGCAGTTCCAACTTTGCACGCACAAGCGTTTGTTGGATATCTATACTTCTTCTTCCCGTACAGTTGATGCTCTTTCGAAGCTGGACCTGCCAAGCGGTGTTGAGGTAGAGATAAAAGCATAA
- the rplC gene encoding 50S ribosomal protein L3, which produces MKGIIGKKIGMTSVFDANGRQVACTIIEAGPCVVTQKKTVETDGYNALQIAYGEAKEKNTSKAQINHFAKANTSPKSVVKEIRNSSIDKQVGEEITCEIFAEGESVSVIGTSKGKGFQGVVKRHGFAGVGEASHGQHDRQRAPGSIGGSSYPSRVFKGMRMAGRMGGDRVKIKKLKVMKVFPEKNYILITGSVPGHNNSIVLIQN; this is translated from the coding sequence ATGAAAGGTATAATTGGTAAAAAAATAGGCATGACCAGTGTGTTCGATGCTAATGGCAGGCAAGTGGCTTGTACCATTATCGAAGCTGGGCCTTGTGTGGTTACGCAGAAAAAAACTGTTGAAACAGACGGTTATAATGCGCTGCAAATAGCCTACGGTGAGGCTAAAGAAAAAAATACATCGAAAGCTCAGATCAACCATTTTGCAAAAGCAAACACTAGTCCTAAGTCGGTTGTAAAAGAGATACGTAATAGTTCCATTGATAAACAAGTTGGTGAAGAAATTACCTGCGAAATATTCGCTGAAGGCGAAAGCGTAAGTGTAATTGGTACTTCAAAAGGTAAAGGTTTCCAGGGTGTTGTAAAACGCCACGGATTTGCCGGTGTGGGTGAGGCGTCTCACGGTCAGCACGATCGTCAGCGCGCACCTGGTTCTATTGGTGGTTCATCATACCCCAGCCGCGTATTCAAAGGAATGCGTATGGCCGGCCGTATGGGTGGCGATCGCGTGAAGATCAAGAAGCTTAAAGTAATGAAAGTGTTCCCTGAGAAGAACTATATATTAATAACAGGTTCTGTTCCGGGTCACAATAATTCAATCGTATTAATTCAGAATTAG
- the rplD gene encoding 50S ribosomal protein L4 has product MQVDVLNSKGEKTGRNIELPDEIFGIEPNNHVIYLAVKQYLAAQRQGTHKTKTRAEVKGSSKKLHRQKGTGGSRKGNIRNPLYKGGGAVNGPLPHGYDFKLNRKVKDLAKMSALAYKAKDNKIVVVEDQQMSAPKTKDFAAMISKLQGDNRKSLFILPDVDENIYLSSRNVASNKTTVLSDVNTYDLVNAHVLIFTESAAKLFSEIEEETTEA; this is encoded by the coding sequence ATGCAAGTTGACGTTTTAAATAGTAAAGGAGAAAAGACAGGCCGCAACATAGAGTTGCCTGATGAGATATTCGGAATAGAGCCAAATAACCATGTTATTTACCTGGCTGTAAAACAATATCTGGCTGCACAACGTCAGGGTACACACAAAACCAAGACCCGTGCAGAGGTAAAAGGCTCATCTAAGAAGCTGCACCGTCAAAAAGGTACAGGTGGATCCCGTAAAGGTAACATCCGCAACCCTTTATATAAAGGTGGTGGTGCCGTGAACGGACCTTTGCCACACGGTTATGATTTCAAACTGAACCGTAAGGTGAAAGACCTGGCTAAAATGTCTGCCCTGGCTTACAAAGCAAAAGACAACAAGATAGTTGTAGTTGAAGATCAGCAAATGAGTGCTCCGAAAACTAAAGATTTCGCAGCAATGATCAGCAAACTGCAGGGTGATAACAGGAAATCACTGTTCATTTTACCTGATGTAGATGAAAATATCTACCTGAGTAGCCGTAACGTTGCATCGAACAAAACTACCGTTCTGAGCGATGTGAACACTTACGACCTGGTAAATGCACACGTGCTGATATTTACAGAATCTGCTGCAAAGCTTTTTTCTGAAATAGAAGAGGAAACAACAGAAGCATAA
- the rplW gene encoding 50S ribosomal protein L23: protein MKPADILVRPVITEKVNNQIEKSGRYTFVVDKRANKLEVKKAVEEFYGVKVDNVNTIVVPGKNKSRFTKAGLLKGVKSSYKKAVVTLVEGDTIDLFSI, encoded by the coding sequence ATGAAACCTGCTGATATATTGGTAAGGCCTGTTATCACCGAAAAGGTGAATAACCAGATAGAAAAATCCGGCCGCTACACTTTTGTAGTGGATAAGAGGGCCAATAAGCTGGAAGTGAAGAAAGCTGTAGAGGAGTTTTACGGAGTGAAAGTGGACAATGTGAATACTATAGTTGTTCCGGGCAAAAACAAAAGCCGCTTTACCAAGGCGGGTTTATTGAAAGGTGTTAAGTCATCGTATAAAAAAGCAGTAGTAACCCTGGTAGAAGGTGATACTATCGACTTATTCTCAATCTAA
- the rplB gene encoding 50S ribosomal protein L2: MALRKYKPTTAGTRWRIGNAYAEVTTNVPEKSLLEVNNKTGGRNSSGRRNMRYIGGGNKTMYRVIDFKRNKKDVPATVKTIEYDPNRTAFIALLSYADGEKRYIIAPQGLEVGATVVSGESVAPEVGNALLLKNMPLGTVVHNIELQPGKGASIARSAGTYAQLSAKEEKYCVLKMPSGELRKVLGTCMATVGTVSNSDHALQSMGKAGRNRWKGIRPRTRGVAMNPVDHPMGGGEGRASGGHPRSRTGKYAKGEKTRKQKGSDKLIIQRKNGKKL; this comes from the coding sequence ATGGCATTACGTAAATATAAACCAACAACAGCCGGTACTCGCTGGAGAATTGGTAACGCATACGCAGAGGTTACTACAAACGTACCTGAAAAAAGCTTGTTGGAAGTTAACAACAAAACAGGCGGACGTAACTCATCAGGCCGTCGTAACATGCGCTACATAGGTGGTGGTAACAAAACCATGTATCGTGTTATCGACTTTAAACGTAACAAAAAAGACGTTCCTGCAACGGTAAAGACCATCGAATACGATCCGAACCGTACCGCATTCATCGCACTGCTTTCGTATGCAGATGGTGAAAAACGTTACATCATCGCTCCCCAGGGACTGGAAGTAGGTGCTACTGTTGTAAGCGGTGAGAGTGTAGCTCCTGAAGTAGGTAACGCATTATTGCTGAAAAACATGCCTTTGGGTACCGTAGTTCACAACATCGAACTGCAACCTGGTAAAGGCGCATCAATAGCTCGTAGTGCAGGTACTTACGCACAGCTGAGCGCGAAAGAAGAAAAATATTGTGTACTGAAAATGCCAAGTGGTGAGCTGCGCAAAGTACTGGGTACTTGCATGGCTACAGTTGGTACCGTTTCTAATAGCGACCACGCTCTGCAAAGTATGGGTAAAGCCGGCCGCAACCGTTGGAAAGGTATCCGCCCACGCACCCGTGGTGTTGCGATGAACCCTGTAGATCACCCGATGGGTGGTGGTGAAGGTAGGGCTTCAGGTGGTCACCCACGTAGCCGTACCGGTAAATACGCCAAAGGTGAGAAGACACGTAAACAAAAAGGCTCTGATAAGTTAATTATTCAGCGCAAAAACGGTAAAAAATTATAA
- the rpsS gene encoding 30S ribosomal protein S19, which yields MARSIKKGPYVDYKLERKVLAINDGSAKKGVVKTWSRRSTITPDFVGHTFAVHNGNKFIPVYVTEYMVGHKLGEFAPTRNFKSHSGSK from the coding sequence ATGGCTCGTTCGATAAAAAAAGGACCTTATGTAGATTATAAGCTGGAGCGCAAGGTTCTTGCTATAAACGACGGTAGTGCAAAAAAAGGTGTTGTTAAGACCTGGAGCCGCCGTTCTACAATAACGCCAGACTTTGTTGGTCATACATTCGCAGTACACAACGGTAACAAGTTCATACCGGTATATGTAACAGAGTACATGGTAGGTCACAAGCTTGGAGAATTTGCACCAACACGCAACTTCAAAAGCCATAGTGGTAGTAAATAA
- the rplV gene encoding 50S ribosomal protein L22, with protein MEAVARLRNYPTSPRKMRLLADLIRGMDVEKALNTLKFSTKHPSVPLEKLLVSAIANWGNKNEGVDVADANLYVKTIMVDGARVIKRMQPAPQGRAYRVRKRSNHVTIVVDSRNTVAASLAETTNQETE; from the coding sequence ATGGAAGCTGTAGCTCGTTTACGGAACTATCCTACATCGCCTCGCAAAATGCGTCTGCTGGCAGACCTGATCCGTGGTATGGATGTAGAAAAAGCTTTGAATACTTTGAAATTCAGTACAAAGCACCCATCAGTACCTCTGGAGAAACTGCTCGTTAGCGCTATCGCTAACTGGGGCAACAAAAACGAAGGTGTAGATGTTGCTGATGCGAATTTGTATGTGAAGACCATCATGGTTGATGGCGCCCGCGTTATCAAACGTATGCAACCCGCCCCCCAGGGCCGTGCATACCGTGTACGCAAGCGCAGCAACCACGTAACTATTGTAGTAGACAGTAGGAACACTGTGGCTGCTTCATTAGCTGAAACAACTAATCAAGAAACTGAATAA
- the rpsC gene encoding 30S ribosomal protein S3 — MGQKANPIGNRLGIIRGWDSMWYGAKKDFADRLVEDHKIRTYLNARINKGGISRIVIERTLGKLIVTIHTSKPGIIIGKGGSEVDRIKEELKKLTGKDDVQINIMEIRRPELDAQIVAETIARQLESRVSYKRAIKMAISTAMRMGAEGIKIKVGGRLNGAEIARSEEFKQGRTPLHTFRMDIDYSSYFASTVYGKIGIKVWICKGEVLGKRDLNPNFSAGSDRRGGPQGGDAPRGGGDRRGGGDRRGGGRGGRR; from the coding sequence ATGGGTCAAAAAGCGAATCCTATAGGTAACAGGTTGGGTATCATCCGCGGATGGGACTCTATGTGGTATGGCGCTAAAAAAGATTTCGCCGACAGGCTGGTTGAGGATCATAAGATCCGCACTTACCTGAACGCACGTATCAACAAAGGCGGTATTTCACGCATCGTAATTGAGCGTACGTTAGGCAAACTGATCGTAACCATACACACTTCAAAGCCTGGTATAATAATAGGTAAAGGCGGTTCTGAAGTTGATCGTATCAAAGAAGAGCTGAAAAAACTGACAGGTAAAGATGACGTTCAGATCAACATTATGGAGATCCGTCGTCCTGAACTGGATGCCCAGATCGTTGCAGAAACTATTGCACGCCAGCTGGAAAGCCGTGTGAGCTATAAAAGGGCTATCAAAATGGCCATCTCTACAGCTATGCGCATGGGTGCAGAGGGTATCAAAATAAAAGTGGGCGGACGTTTGAATGGTGCTGAGATCGCTCGTTCTGAAGAGTTCAAACAAGGCCGTACACCATTGCACACTTTCCGTATGGATATCGATTACAGTTCTTACTTCGCAAGTACTGTATATGGTAAAATAGGTATCAAAGTATGGATCTGTAAAGGTGAAGTACTGGGTAAGCGCGACCTGAATCCTAACTTCTCTGCCGGTTCTGACCGTCGTGGCGGCCCGCAGGGTGGTGATGCACCACGTGGTGGTGGCGACCGCAGAGGTGGCGGAGACCGCAGAGGCGGTGGACGCGGTGGTCGTCGTTAA
- the rplP gene encoding 50S ribosomal protein L16 translates to MLQPKKVKHRKAHKGRIKGNAQRGATIAFGSFGLKALEPKWITNRQIEAARQTMTRHMKREGNVWIRIFPDKPITKKPAEVRMGKGKGSLEYWAAVVKPGRIMFEIDGVPQQLAQEALALAAQKLPIKTKFVVRRDYAGA, encoded by the coding sequence ATGTTACAGCCAAAGAAAGTAAAACACAGGAAAGCCCATAAAGGGAGGATCAAAGGAAACGCACAGCGTGGCGCTACTATAGCGTTTGGTTCTTTCGGTCTTAAGGCATTGGAGCCTAAATGGATAACCAACCGCCAGATAGAGGCAGCGCGTCAGACAATGACCCGTCACATGAAACGTGAGGGTAATGTATGGATCCGCATATTCCCTGACAAACCAATAACCAAAAAACCTGCAGAGGTACGTATGGGTAAAGGTAAGGGTAGCCTTGAATATTGGGCAGCAGTTGTAAAACCCGGACGTATCATGTTTGAAATTGACGGTGTACCTCAGCAATTAGCTCAGGAAGCACTGGCACTGGCAGCGCAGAAACTGCCTATCAAAACAAAATTCGTGGTGCGCAGGGATTACGCAGGTGCTTAA
- the rpmC gene encoding 50S ribosomal protein L29: MAKAKKSKVDDLRSLDDQALTNRISEEQLQLKRTKFSHAVNPIENPLSIRSMRRTIARLKTEQRRRVLGF; the protein is encoded by the coding sequence ATGGCAAAGGCAAAAAAATCGAAAGTTGACGATTTGCGTTCGCTGGACGACCAGGCACTGACCAACAGGATCTCTGAGGAGCAGTTGCAACTGAAGAGGACCAAGTTCAGCCACGCTGTTAACCCGATTGAGAATCCGCTATCTATCCGCTCTATGCGTCGCACAATAGCCCGTTTGAAAACGGAACAACGCAGAAGGGTATTAGGTTTTTAA
- the rpsQ gene encoding 30S ribosomal protein S17, whose amino-acid sequence MSTTTERKRRKSRIGIVFSDKMDKTITVTVERKVKHPIYGKFVKKTNKFHAHDENGTAGIGDTVRIMETRPLSKTKRWRLVEIIEKAK is encoded by the coding sequence ATGTCAACAACGACTGAAAGAAAAAGAAGGAAAAGCCGTATAGGTATCGTCTTCAGCGACAAAATGGATAAAACCATTACTGTTACTGTTGAGCGTAAGGTGAAACACCCGATATACGGTAAGTTCGTAAAGAAAACGAACAAATTCCATGCGCATGACGAAAACGGTACTGCCGGTATAGGCGATACTGTGCGCATTATGGAGACGCGCCCTTTGAGTAAAACCAAACGCTGGCGCCTGGTAGAAATAATTGAAAAAGCTAAGTAA
- the rplN gene encoding 50S ribosomal protein L14 yields the protein MIQQESRLNVADNSGAKQVLCIRVLGNSGQDYAGVGDKIVVTVKDSLPGGAMKKGTVSKAVIVRTKKKLRRKDGSYINFDDNAVVLLNNSDEPRGTRIFGPVARELRDKGYMKIVSLAPEVL from the coding sequence ATGATACAACAAGAATCCAGGCTAAATGTAGCCGATAACAGTGGAGCAAAGCAGGTACTGTGTATCCGTGTGCTGGGTAACTCCGGCCAGGACTATGCCGGCGTAGGCGACAAAATAGTGGTTACGGTTAAAGATTCTTTACCCGGTGGCGCTATGAAGAAAGGTACGGTATCTAAAGCGGTTATCGTACGTACCAAGAAGAAGCTCCGTCGTAAAGATGGTTCATATATCAACTTTGATGATAACGCGGTAGTACTGCTGAATAACTCTGACGAGCCTCGCGGTACCCGTATATTCGGACCAGTAGCCCGTGAGCTGCGCGATAAAGGGTATATGAAAATAGTTTCTCTGGCACCCGAAGTATTATAA
- the rplX gene encoding 50S ribosomal protein L24: MKNRFKPKFNIKKGDNVVVIAGNDKDRTKARKVLAVYPQKSRVLVEGVNIITKHNKPDAQNPQGGIVKQEAPIHISNVMLWDAKAKAPVRIKRERTEGSFVRISKKSGEVIK; the protein is encoded by the coding sequence GTGAAAAACAGATTTAAACCAAAGTTTAACATCAAGAAAGGCGATAACGTTGTCGTTATAGCCGGCAATGATAAGGACCGCACTAAAGCACGCAAAGTGCTGGCTGTGTATCCACAGAAGAGTCGTGTTTTGGTGGAAGGTGTCAACATCATAACCAAGCACAACAAGCCTGATGCGCAAAACCCGCAGGGTGGTATCGTTAAGCAGGAGGCGCCTATACACATCTCTAACGTTATGTTGTGGGATGCAAAGGCAAAGGCTCCTGTACGTATCAAGCGCGAGCGCACAGAAGGAAGTTTTGTTCGTATTTCTAAAAAATCAGGGGAGGTAATTAAATAA
- the rplE gene encoding 50S ribosomal protein L5 yields the protein METAVYNPRLRKHYKDVVVPALMKKFGYTSVMQCPRLVKICLNQGVKGSVSDKKLIDDAIGEMTLVTGQKAVPTLSKKDISNFKLRKNMPIGCRVTLRGTTMFEFLDRFIAVTLPRVRDFKGINDKSFDGRGNYTMGITEQIIYPEIDIDKVNRISGMDLTFVTTANTNEEAYELLKELGLPFKNAAKKEATN from the coding sequence ATGGAAACAGCAGTATACAATCCGCGCCTGCGCAAGCACTATAAAGATGTAGTAGTGCCGGCTTTGATGAAGAAGTTTGGTTACACATCTGTTATGCAATGCCCGCGCCTGGTAAAAATATGTCTCAACCAGGGTGTTAAAGGCTCTGTGTCTGATAAAAAACTGATAGACGATGCAATAGGTGAAATGACACTGGTGACAGGTCAGAAAGCAGTACCTACATTGTCTAAGAAAGATATCTCGAACTTCAAACTGCGTAAGAACATGCCTATTGGCTGCCGTGTTACGCTGCGTGGTACTACCATGTTTGAATTCCTGGATCGTTTCATCGCAGTAACCCTGCCACGTGTACGTGACTTCAAAGGTATCAACGACAAATCGTTCGATGGCCGCGGTAACTACACAATGGGTATTACAGAGCAGATCATCTATCCTGAGATAGACATCGACAAAGTAAACCGCATCAGTGGTATGGACCTGACTTTTGTTACGACAGCAAACACTAACGAAGAAGCATACGAATTGCTGAAAGAGTTAGGCCTGCCGTTCAAAAATGCAGCGAAAAAAGAAGCAACTAACTAA
- the rpsN gene encoding 30S ribosomal protein S14, producing the protein MARESIKARQRKREKMVAKYAEKRAALKAAGDYEALDKLPKNASPVRLKNRCQLTGRPKGYMRHFGICRNIFRDMALDGKIPGVRKASW; encoded by the coding sequence ATGGCAAGAGAATCAATAAAAGCCCGTCAACGCAAACGCGAGAAAATGGTAGCAAAGTACGCTGAAAAGCGTGCAGCTCTTAAAGCCGCCGGCGACTATGAAGCTTTGGATAAACTTCCAAAGAACGCATCTCCGGTACGTCTTAAGAATCGTTGCCAGTTAACAGGCCGTCCGAAAGGCTATATGCGCCACTTCGGTATCTGTCGTAACATTTTCCGCGACATGGCGCTTGATGGTAAAATACCGGGTGTACGTAAAGCCAGCTGGTAA
- the rpsH gene encoding 30S ribosomal protein S8, which translates to MVTDPIADYLTRIRNGQMARHRIVEIPASNVKKRITEILYDKGYILKYKFEDDNKQGIIKIALKYHPETKEPAIKSLERVSRPGLRQYKKPNELPRVMSGLGIAIVSTSKGVMTDKEARANKIGGEVMAAIY; encoded by the coding sequence ATGGTAACAGATCCGATAGCAGACTATTTAACCCGCATCCGTAACGGCCAGATGGCTCGTCACCGCATCGTGGAGATCCCTGCATCAAATGTGAAAAAGCGTATTACAGAGATCCTTTACGATAAAGGGTATATCCTGAAATACAAATTTGAAGATGATAACAAACAAGGTATTATCAAAATAGCCCTGAAATATCATCCGGAAACAAAAGAACCTGCGATCAAATCATTGGAAAGGGTGAGCCGTCCGGGTTTGCGCCAGTACAAGAAGCCAAATGAGCTTCCTCGTGTAATGAGCGGACTGGGTATAGCCATCGTTTCTACATCGAAAGGTGTAATGACTGATAAAGAAGCTCGCGCTAATAAGATAGGCGGCGAGGTTATGGCAGCAATTTATTAA